The Terriglobia bacterium genome has a segment encoding these proteins:
- a CDS encoding TlyA family RNA methyltransferase, which translates to MSPRERRERLDVLVVEHGLAPTRTRAQALILAGRVSSLGTRLDKPGQRIAAKAPLDLAEGPRFVSRGARKLLAALHSFGVRPAGVPALDVGASTGGFTQVLLEAGASAVASLDVGRGQLDWSLRNDPRVRVLDGVNARYLTPAALPFLPALAVIDVSFISLERVLPPVAACLASAGEIVALVKPQFEVGKGKVGRGGIVREPVRHAEVLERLVAFARQRAWGVLGVIPSPIRGAEGNVEFFLHIAPHRPDIEDAELRSLIDDAVRRGGEIGE; encoded by the coding sequence AGCGGCGCGAGCGCCTGGACGTCCTCGTGGTCGAGCACGGCCTGGCTCCGACCCGGACCCGGGCGCAGGCCCTGATCCTGGCCGGACGCGTGAGCTCCCTCGGAACGCGCCTCGACAAGCCGGGTCAGAGGATCGCCGCGAAAGCACCCCTCGACCTGGCGGAGGGCCCTCGATTCGTGAGCCGAGGCGCGCGAAAACTACTGGCCGCGCTCCACTCGTTCGGCGTCCGCCCCGCCGGAGTTCCGGCGCTCGACGTCGGCGCGTCCACCGGGGGATTCACCCAAGTGCTGCTCGAGGCGGGCGCCTCCGCCGTGGCGTCCCTGGACGTCGGCCGAGGGCAGCTCGACTGGAGCCTCCGCAACGACCCTCGGGTCCGAGTCCTGGACGGAGTCAATGCCCGTTACCTGACGCCGGCGGCGCTTCCGTTCCTCCCCGCGCTGGCCGTGATCGATGTATCCTTCATCTCCCTCGAGCGGGTCCTTCCCCCTGTCGCGGCTTGCCTCGCCTCGGCCGGGGAGATCGTCGCGCTGGTCAAGCCACAGTTCGAGGTGGGCAAGGGGAAGGTCGGCCGGGGGGGGATCGTCCGCGAGCCGGTGCGGCACGCCGAGGTGCTCGAACGGCTGGTGGCGTTCGCGCGCCAGCGGGCCTGGGGGGTACTGGGCGTGATCCCCTCCCCGATCCGCGGCGCCGAGGGGAACGTGGAGTTCTTCCTGCACATCGCGCCGCATCGCCCCGACATCGAGGACGCGGAGTTGCGCTCGTTGATCGACGATGCGGTTCGGCGCGGCGGGGAGATCGGCGAATGA
- a CDS encoding NAD(+)/NADH kinase has protein sequence MSRPSRAHRPIRHVLVVAKIGPEEGVRIAGELRDWLRRRGIRVRFDSETARAAGRKDGVPRSAIQAGTDLAIVAGGDGTLLSVARDVAPRGIPILGVNFGGLGFLTELQPDELYPGLEKLLRGESWIEERQALRVRFRRGGRTLREHLLLNDAVITKSALARMITVEVRVDGEEVATLTSDGLIVSTATGSTAYNLSAGGPILDPRMAAFVIAPICPHTLAQRPLVVPGTVRIDVRLLGEPEAVYLTLDGQVGVPMRPKDAIAIDRHPSPVLLVRVARRGFFDVLRRKLHWGDR, from the coding sequence ATGAGCCGCCCGTCCCGGGCCCACCGCCCGATCCGGCACGTCCTCGTCGTCGCCAAGATCGGACCCGAGGAGGGGGTCCGGATCGCCGGCGAACTCCGCGACTGGCTCCGTCGCCGCGGCATCCGGGTGCGGTTCGACTCCGAGACCGCCCGCGCCGCCGGTCGGAAGGACGGGGTCCCGCGGAGCGCGATCCAGGCGGGGACCGACCTCGCCATCGTAGCGGGCGGGGACGGGACCCTCCTCTCGGTCGCGCGGGACGTGGCGCCTCGCGGCATCCCGATCCTCGGGGTGAACTTCGGCGGCCTGGGCTTCCTCACCGAGCTGCAGCCCGACGAGCTTTACCCCGGACTCGAGAAGCTCCTGAGAGGAGAGTCGTGGATCGAGGAGCGTCAGGCGCTGAGGGTCCGCTTCCGCCGCGGAGGCAGGACGCTGCGCGAGCACCTCCTGCTCAACGACGCGGTGATCACGAAGAGCGCGCTGGCGCGGATGATCACGGTCGAGGTGCGAGTGGACGGCGAGGAGGTCGCCACCCTCACGAGCGACGGCCTGATCGTGTCGACGGCCACGGGCTCGACGGCCTACAACCTTTCCGCGGGGGGCCCGATCCTCGACCCGCGCATGGCGGCGTTCGTGATTGCCCCGATCTGCCCGCACACCCTCGCCCAGCGGCCGCTGGTCGTCCCCGGCACGGTGAGGATCGACGTCAGGCTCTTGGGCGAGCCGGAGGCGGTCTACCTCACGCTCGACGGCCAGGTCGGCGTTCCCATGAGGCCGAAGGACGCCATCGCGATCGATCGCCACCCCTCGCCGGTGCTCCTCGTGCGCGTCGCCCGCCGCGGCTTCTTCGACGTCCTCCGTCGGAAGCTCCACTGGGGCGATCGGTAG
- the lysS gene encoding lysine--tRNA ligase, with protein MREAPTAPRHWADEAASAVASSGAIPVISTGISPSGEIHIGNMREVLTADAVYRALRDIGVAARFNYVCDNFDPLRKVYPFLDPATYASRVGQPLSDIPCPCGRHASYGDHFLEPFVAALGKLRVDVEIERADAMYKSGRMNPFIVAALLKRDRIAEILREMTGKEVAETWWPFNPLCPACGRIQSARVTGFSAERETVDYSCECSASGTVPMAGGGKLVWRIDWPARWKLLDVTVEPFGKDHATRGGSYETGVRIVREVFHGEPPFPIPYEWIRLKGGGDMSSSKGNVLAIGEALTLVPPEVLRYLVLRERPQRSIAFDPGLPLLQLVDEVDDATAAGRDERAIELSRAAGFRPVGIPFKHLVVVAQAAGFDLGRVTAILDRTGYPGLDPGAVAERMEYARRWLASYAPEDLRFEVRETLPAEALALSPSQRLFLGRLAEEIGKGMDGEAVHSLIYRIAGEIPEVRPAELFESIYISLLGKPRGPRAGWFVSLLGASFCARRFHEAAGGSR; from the coding sequence ATGCGCGAAGCTCCGACCGCTCCCCGACACTGGGCCGACGAGGCTGCCTCCGCGGTGGCGTCTTCGGGCGCCATCCCGGTGATCTCGACCGGTATCTCGCCCTCCGGCGAGATCCACATCGGCAACATGCGGGAGGTCCTGACGGCCGACGCCGTCTACCGCGCCCTTCGTGACATCGGCGTCGCCGCACGGTTCAATTACGTCTGCGACAACTTCGACCCGCTCCGGAAAGTCTACCCCTTCCTCGACCCCGCGACGTACGCCTCGCGGGTCGGTCAGCCGCTTTCCGACATCCCTTGCCCCTGCGGGAGGCACGCCTCGTACGGAGACCACTTCCTCGAGCCGTTCGTGGCGGCCCTCGGAAAGCTCAGAGTCGACGTCGAGATCGAGCGCGCCGACGCGATGTACAAGTCCGGCCGGATGAACCCGTTCATCGTCGCAGCGCTCCTCAAGCGGGACAGGATCGCGGAGATCCTGCGCGAGATGACCGGCAAGGAGGTCGCGGAGACCTGGTGGCCGTTCAATCCGCTCTGCCCCGCGTGCGGGCGGATCCAATCGGCACGGGTGACCGGCTTCTCCGCGGAGCGCGAGACCGTGGATTACTCTTGCGAGTGCTCGGCCTCCGGGACGGTGCCGATGGCCGGCGGCGGGAAGCTCGTCTGGCGGATCGACTGGCCGGCGCGATGGAAGCTCCTGGACGTCACCGTGGAGCCTTTCGGAAAGGACCACGCCACGCGCGGGGGGTCCTACGAGACCGGCGTGCGCATCGTGAGAGAGGTCTTCCACGGGGAGCCGCCGTTTCCGATCCCGTACGAGTGGATCCGGCTCAAGGGGGGCGGGGACATGTCCTCGAGCAAGGGGAACGTCCTCGCCATCGGCGAGGCGCTCACCCTCGTGCCCCCCGAGGTGCTCCGCTATCTCGTGCTGCGCGAAAGGCCGCAGCGGAGCATCGCGTTCGATCCCGGCCTGCCGCTCCTCCAGCTCGTGGACGAGGTCGACGACGCCACCGCGGCGGGGCGGGACGAGCGAGCGATCGAGCTATCGCGAGCGGCAGGATTTCGGCCGGTGGGCATCCCGTTCAAGCACCTCGTCGTCGTGGCCCAGGCCGCGGGGTTCGACCTCGGCAGGGTGACCGCCATCCTGGACCGGACCGGCTACCCGGGTCTGGACCCGGGTGCGGTCGCGGAGAGAATGGAGTACGCTCGTCGGTGGCTCGCGAGCTACGCCCCCGAGGATCTCCGGTTCGAGGTGCGCGAGACGCTGCCGGCCGAGGCCCTTGCGTTGTCCCCGTCGCAGCGGCTGTTCCTCGGTAGGCTGGCGGAGGAGATCGGGAAGGGGATGGACGGCGAGGCGGTGCATTCCCTCATCTACCGGATCGCCGGCGAGATCCCGGAGGTCAGGCCGGCGGAGTTGTTCGAGTCGATCTACATCAGCCTGCTCGGAAAGCCGAGAGGCCCGCGCGCCGGATGGTTCGTGTCCCTGCTCGGCGCATCGTTCTGCGCGCGCCGGTTCCACGAAGCGGCGGGAGGTTCGCGATGA
- a CDS encoding helix-turn-helix domain-containing protein produces the protein MERMTLREAAERVGLSVTTLRRYIRRGRLRAEKLAGRFGPEYFVSDEGLETAGLDGSDRRAAPPDPVRGPIRSLTKVPSREMLPIGLYQELQMKHEQLLVQYGMVRASGLRMLELQGDLDAKRREVEECRAEIVRLRDRLATETTLLRQKLRAADLEVEGRGLEIAALREKVRGLEMLTRNAVTSETIERQFASVMEQKQVVDRLTEQRETARSPRRPWPPAERPAEPEH, from the coding sequence ATGGAGCGCATGACCCTGAGGGAAGCCGCCGAGCGCGTGGGCCTTTCCGTCACCACGCTGAGGCGGTACATCCGCCGCGGCAGGCTTCGCGCCGAGAAGCTGGCCGGTCGGTTCGGCCCCGAGTACTTCGTGTCCGACGAGGGCCTCGAGACGGCCGGGCTCGACGGGAGCGACCGTCGGGCGGCACCACCGGATCCCGTGCGCGGCCCGATCCGCTCGCTGACGAAGGTCCCCTCCCGCGAGATGCTGCCCATCGGCCTCTACCAGGAACTGCAGATGAAGCACGAGCAGCTCCTGGTCCAGTACGGCATGGTCCGCGCCAGCGGGCTCCGGATGTTGGAGCTCCAGGGGGACCTGGATGCGAAGCGCCGGGAGGTCGAGGAGTGCCGCGCGGAGATCGTCCGTCTTCGGGACCGGCTCGCGACCGAGACCACCTTGCTGCGCCAGAAGCTCCGCGCGGCGGATCTCGAGGTGGAAGGGCGAGGCCTGGAAATCGCCGCGCTGCGGGAGAAGGTGCGGGGCCTCGAGATGTTGACCCGCAACGCGGTGACCAGCGAGACCATCGAGCGCCAGTTCGCATCGGTCATGGAGCAGAAACAGGTCGTCGACCGCCTGACCGAGCAACGTGAGACCGCTCGCTCGCCCCGACGTCCCTGGCCCCCGGCGGAGCGGCCTGCCGAGCCCGAGCACTGA
- a CDS encoding methyltransferase domain-containing protein — translation MARDLTAEEVAALESRRVERVYSVIARGYDAFFDWALGPGRRRAVGCLPLRPGDRVLEVGVGTGLSLPLYPRDCHVTGVDIAEPMLERARARLDLLQHEDVELRRMDARDLKFPDRCFDHVLAPYVISVVPEPAKVLGEMARVCRPGGTVIVVNHFLSENPFLGFFERLLTPASRWIGFRMDLPVASVLPAPGLDLVAVRRVNLLGLWRLLVLRKAAA, via the coding sequence ATGGCTCGTGACCTGACGGCGGAAGAGGTGGCTGCGCTCGAGTCTCGTAGGGTGGAGCGCGTCTATTCCGTGATCGCTCGCGGTTACGACGCTTTCTTCGATTGGGCCCTCGGCCCGGGACGCCGCCGTGCGGTGGGTTGCCTACCCCTGCGTCCGGGCGACCGGGTCCTGGAGGTGGGCGTCGGCACGGGCCTGTCGCTCCCGCTCTATCCCCGGGACTGCCACGTCACCGGCGTGGACATCGCGGAGCCGATGCTCGAGCGAGCGCGGGCCCGTCTCGACCTCCTCCAACACGAGGACGTCGAGCTGCGCCGGATGGACGCCCGAGACCTGAAGTTTCCCGACCGTTGTTTCGACCACGTGCTCGCGCCGTACGTGATCTCCGTGGTGCCGGAGCCCGCCAAGGTGCTGGGAGAGATGGCGCGCGTCTGCCGTCCGGGGGGGACCGTCATCGTCGTCAATCACTTCCTCAGCGAGAATCCGTTCCTCGGGTTCTTCGAGCGCCTGCTGACCCCCGCGAGCCGGTGGATCGGATTCCGCATGGACCTCCCGGTCGCTTCGGTGCTTCCCGCCCCCGGTCTCGACCTGGTCGCGGTCCGGAGGGTCAACCTGCTGGGACTCTGGCGGCTCCTGGTGCTGAGAAAGGCCGCGGCCTAG